In one Cellulomonas sp. JZ18 genomic region, the following are encoded:
- a CDS encoding ABC transporter ATP-binding protein, with the protein MAAITLSHVVKRYGDGYPAVNDVSLDIKDGEFVILVGPSGCGKSTLLRMVVGLEDISDGEIVIDGDVVNDKAPRDRRLAMVFQNYALYPHLTVFENIAFPLRLEKGKFSEEEIRTRVEKAADTLELREHLDRKPANLSGGQRQRVAMGRAIVRDARAFLFDEPLSNLDAKLRGQMRTEISRMQRRLGTTTIYVTHDQTEALTLGDRVAVLKKGVLQQAASPRALYEQPVNLFVAGFIGSPPMNFLPGEVTGDVLRLPLADVPLSADLRSRIGDRSLVIVGLRPEHLEDADTLDDDTRARGVTFEADVDVVEWLGAELYAYVPFETRAEVAGTLEELDRDLDGEGMRTQLVAALGAESHVRDGDVADLWFDPGRLMIFDPETGENLTYDAEAARAADEESETERRRAVERAHARESRRAQRSTPAA; encoded by the coding sequence ATGGCCGCGATCACGCTGAGCCACGTGGTGAAGAGGTACGGCGACGGGTACCCCGCCGTGAACGACGTCAGCCTGGACATCAAGGACGGCGAGTTCGTCATCCTCGTCGGCCCGTCGGGGTGCGGGAAGTCGACGCTGCTGCGGATGGTCGTCGGCCTGGAGGACATCTCCGACGGGGAGATCGTCATCGACGGCGACGTCGTCAACGACAAAGCGCCGCGCGACCGGCGCCTGGCGATGGTGTTCCAGAACTACGCGCTGTACCCGCACCTGACGGTGTTCGAGAACATCGCGTTCCCGCTGCGCCTGGAGAAGGGCAAGTTCTCCGAGGAGGAGATCCGCACCCGCGTCGAGAAGGCCGCCGACACCCTGGAGCTGCGCGAGCACCTCGACCGCAAGCCGGCGAACCTGTCCGGCGGGCAGCGCCAGCGCGTCGCGATGGGCCGCGCGATCGTGCGCGACGCGCGCGCGTTCCTGTTCGACGAGCCGCTGTCGAACCTCGACGCGAAGCTGCGCGGGCAGATGCGCACGGAGATCTCGCGCATGCAGCGCCGCCTCGGCACCACGACCATCTACGTGACGCACGACCAGACCGAGGCGCTCACGCTCGGCGACCGCGTCGCGGTGCTGAAGAAGGGCGTGCTGCAGCAGGCCGCGAGCCCGCGCGCGCTGTACGAGCAGCCGGTCAACCTGTTCGTCGCCGGATTCATCGGCTCCCCGCCGATGAACTTCCTGCCCGGCGAGGTCACCGGCGACGTGCTGCGCCTGCCGCTGGCGGACGTGCCGCTGTCGGCCGACCTGCGGTCCCGCATCGGGGACCGGTCGCTGGTCATCGTCGGACTGCGCCCCGAGCACCTCGAGGACGCGGACACCCTCGACGACGACACGCGTGCCAGGGGCGTGACGTTCGAGGCCGACGTCGACGTGGTCGAGTGGCTCGGCGCGGAGCTGTACGCGTACGTGCCGTTCGAGACCCGCGCCGAGGTGGCGGGCACGCTCGAGGAGCTCGACCGCGACCTCGACGGCGAGGGCATGCGCACGCAGCTCGTCGCCGCGCTGGGCGCCGAGAGCCACGTGCGCGACGGCGACGTGGCGGACCTGTGGTTCGACCCGGGCCGGCTGATGATCTTCGACCCGGAGACGGGGGAGAACCTCACCTACGACGCGGAGGCGGCGCGGGCCGCGGACGAGGAGAGCGAGACGGAGCGGCGACGCGCGGTCGAGCGGGCGCACGCCCGCGAGAGCCGGCGCGCGCAGCGCAGCACGCCGGCGGCCTGA
- a CDS encoding methyl-accepting chemotaxis protein: MTSPAATGAPRTSTAAAVPTPRPPADAPAPRRTRPAAAAPADRRRVPGLRARLVVAGGGAVVATALVLSVVGGVLTSNLAERAADEVAGLVGTSLTESADNAVTLVGTQVDTVGAHVLAQLRVAEQLVEQRGGVGFGEPVAWTATDQVTSARRDVELPALEVGGEWLGQNRDPAAPTPVVDEVAALLGGAVTVFQRVDEAGDMLRVATTVPAADGSRAVGTSIPAVGADGVPTPVVEALLAGQTYSGVATVVGTPYVSAYSPLVVDGQVVGALFVGVPQADVDAPLRASLADAHVGEGGGLTVLAADGSTVVPDAPVLGDADAADVVAEGARLAEGDHAVRTLTVDGAPARAVVTRAPAWGWTVVAWAPEAEVGAVAAELRAGSRTLVTTLLLVGLGVALLAVAAVALYTHRLVGRVLRLTRALERVAARDLGVQVRAEGRDEIGAMGAALAVAVEGMRGAVARMREGAADVRGTADRLAESSAALAAAARESATGAAGVSESAGAVSAEVAAVTAATTEMQTTIASVARDVSSVRQQTGDTVALTGEAALAAQRLAASSSQIKDVVATVTAIAGQTHLLALNATIEAARAGEAGRGFAVVAGEVKELAEQTSTALGTIAPVLTAVERDAGDVGGAVERIAGAIRAVDDHQSSIAAAVEEQALTTAEVERNLVAAAGARRTSPPRCSRSRTRRRARRPRPTRCTTRSAASPGSPPCCARRSSASGSTGRRRPAEPSVPAPSCWPRRAGPVGRTTTAARPVGPGGPPWRGVRPAGDASSTARRARRRAARA; the protein is encoded by the coding sequence GTGACCTCGCCCGCCGCCACCGGCGCCCCTCGCACGTCCACCGCCGCAGCGGTCCCCACGCCGCGGCCGCCCGCCGACGCGCCGGCTCCGCGGCGCACCCGTCCGGCAGCGGCCGCACCCGCCGACCGCAGGCGCGTCCCCGGGCTGCGCGCCCGCCTCGTGGTCGCCGGCGGCGGCGCCGTCGTGGCGACCGCGCTCGTCCTGTCCGTCGTCGGCGGCGTCCTCACGTCGAACCTGGCCGAGCGCGCCGCCGACGAGGTCGCCGGACTCGTCGGCACCTCGCTCACCGAGTCGGCCGACAACGCCGTGACCCTGGTCGGCACGCAGGTCGACACGGTGGGGGCGCACGTGCTGGCCCAGCTGCGGGTCGCCGAGCAGCTGGTGGAGCAGCGCGGGGGCGTGGGCTTCGGCGAGCCCGTCGCGTGGACGGCCACGGACCAGGTCACCTCGGCCCGCCGCGACGTCGAGCTGCCGGCGCTGGAGGTCGGCGGCGAGTGGCTCGGCCAGAACCGCGACCCGGCCGCACCCACGCCCGTGGTGGACGAGGTCGCGGCCCTGCTGGGCGGCGCCGTCACCGTCTTCCAGCGGGTCGACGAGGCGGGGGACATGCTGCGCGTCGCCACCACCGTCCCCGCCGCGGACGGGAGCAGGGCCGTCGGCACCTCCATCCCCGCGGTCGGCGCGGACGGCGTCCCGACGCCCGTCGTCGAGGCCCTGCTCGCCGGCCAGACCTACAGCGGCGTGGCGACCGTCGTCGGCACCCCCTACGTGTCGGCCTACTCGCCGCTCGTCGTGGACGGTCAGGTCGTGGGTGCGCTGTTCGTCGGGGTCCCGCAGGCGGACGTCGACGCTCCGCTGCGGGCCTCGCTGGCCGACGCGCACGTGGGGGAGGGCGGCGGGCTGACCGTGCTCGCCGCGGACGGCTCCACCGTGGTGCCCGACGCACCCGTGCTCGGCGACGCCGACGCGGCGGACGTGGTCGCCGAAGGCGCGAGGCTCGCGGAGGGGGACCACGCCGTGCGCACGCTGACGGTGGACGGTGCGCCCGCCCGGGCCGTCGTGACCCGCGCGCCGGCCTGGGGCTGGACGGTCGTGGCCTGGGCGCCGGAGGCGGAGGTCGGCGCGGTGGCCGCGGAGCTGCGCGCCGGGTCCCGCACGCTCGTCACGACGCTGCTGCTCGTCGGGCTCGGGGTGGCGCTGCTCGCGGTGGCCGCCGTCGCCCTCTACACCCACCGCCTGGTGGGACGGGTCCTGCGCCTGACCCGCGCGCTCGAGCGGGTCGCCGCACGTGACCTCGGCGTGCAGGTGCGGGCCGAGGGCCGGGACGAGATCGGCGCCATGGGTGCCGCGCTCGCCGTGGCGGTCGAGGGCATGCGCGGCGCGGTCGCCCGCATGCGCGAGGGCGCGGCGGACGTGCGCGGGACCGCGGACCGGCTCGCGGAGTCCAGCGCGGCCCTCGCCGCGGCCGCCCGTGAGTCCGCCACCGGCGCCGCCGGCGTCTCGGAGAGCGCCGGTGCCGTGTCCGCCGAGGTCGCGGCCGTGACGGCGGCGACGACCGAGATGCAGACGACCATCGCGTCGGTGGCGCGCGACGTCTCCTCCGTCCGGCAGCAGACGGGCGACACCGTCGCCCTCACGGGCGAGGCCGCCCTCGCCGCGCAGCGCCTCGCGGCGTCGTCGTCGCAGATCAAGGACGTCGTGGCCACCGTGACGGCCATCGCGGGGCAGACCCACCTGCTGGCGCTCAACGCGACCATCGAGGCCGCCCGCGCCGGGGAGGCCGGGCGCGGCTTCGCCGTCGTCGCCGGTGAGGTCAAGGAGCTGGCGGAGCAGACCTCCACGGCGCTGGGCACGATCGCGCCCGTGCTGACGGCCGTCGAGCGCGACGCCGGGGACGTGGGCGGCGCGGTCGAGCGCATCGCCGGTGCCATCCGCGCCGTCGACGACCACCAGTCGTCGATCGCCGCGGCGGTCGAGGAGCAGGCGCTGACGACGGCCGAGGTCGAGCGCAACCTCGTCGCCGCCGCCGGGGCACGCAGGACATCGCCGCCGCGATGCAGCAGGTCGCGGACGAGGCGGCGCGCTCGCAGGCCGAGGCCGACCAGGTGCACGACGCGGTCGGCGGCCTCACCGGGGTCGCCGCCGTGCTGCGCGAGGAGGTCGAGCGCTTCCGGCTCGACGGGGCGCCGGCGGCCGGCTGAGCCCTCTGTGCCGGCCCCGTCGTGCTGGCCCCGTCGTGCTGGCCCCGTCGGGCGCACGACGACCGCGGCCCGCCCGGTGGGACCGGGCGGGCCGCCGTGGCGTGGTGTCAGGCCTGCGGGGGACGCGTCATCGACAGCACGTCGAGCGCGGCGTCGAGCTGCTCGAGCGTGA
- a CDS encoding carbohydrate kinase yields MTADAPQRSRALVVGEALVDVVERPDGSREEIAGGSPANVAVGLARLGRRADLLTWLAPDAHGALVRRHLEGSGVRVLAGDRSPVRTPVATARLDAQGAATYEFDLEWDLPDAWDEDADAPLVVHTGSIGAVLRPGGPRVAELLDGRRATSTVTYDPNLRPALMGSAEDVRPVVERLVRTADVVKVSDEDLAWLLPGVAPAEIAEEWSRSGPALVVVTHGGEGAFACTDAGARLQVAAPHVRVADTVGAGDSFMAGLVDGLWSAGLLGADRRDALHEIDAATAEHVLARCVRIAALTVSRHGANPPTAAELDDPSLLAAVLADAPDGGPA; encoded by the coding sequence GTGACCGCCGACGCCCCGCAGCGGTCGCGCGCCCTCGTCGTCGGCGAGGCGCTGGTCGACGTCGTCGAGCGGCCCGACGGCAGCCGGGAGGAGATCGCGGGCGGCAGCCCGGCCAACGTCGCGGTGGGGCTGGCACGGCTCGGCCGGCGGGCGGACCTGCTCACCTGGCTGGCGCCGGACGCCCACGGCGCCCTCGTGCGCCGGCACCTGGAGGGCTCGGGCGTGCGCGTGCTGGCCGGCGACCGTTCCCCGGTGCGCACGCCCGTCGCGACGGCCCGGCTCGACGCGCAGGGTGCGGCGACGTACGAGTTCGACCTCGAGTGGGACCTGCCGGACGCCTGGGACGAGGACGCGGACGCGCCGCTCGTCGTCCACACGGGCTCGATCGGCGCCGTGCTGCGCCCGGGCGGCCCCCGCGTCGCCGAGCTGCTCGACGGACGTCGCGCCACGTCGACCGTCACCTACGACCCGAACCTGCGCCCGGCCCTCATGGGCAGCGCCGAGGACGTGCGCCCCGTCGTCGAGCGGCTCGTGCGCACCGCCGACGTGGTGAAGGTCAGCGACGAGGACCTGGCGTGGCTGCTGCCCGGTGTGGCGCCCGCCGAGATCGCCGAGGAGTGGTCGCGCAGCGGCCCCGCGCTCGTCGTCGTGACCCACGGCGGCGAGGGGGCGTTCGCGTGCACGGACGCGGGGGCGCGCCTGCAGGTGGCGGCGCCGCACGTGCGGGTGGCGGACACGGTGGGGGCCGGGGACTCCTTCATGGCGGGTCTCGTCGACGGCCTGTGGTCCGCGGGCCTGCTGGGCGCGGACCGCCGTGACGCGCTGCACGAGATCGACGCCGCGACCGCCGAGCACGTGCTCGCGCGGTGCGTGCGCATCGCCGCCCTCACCGTCTCGCGCCACGGCGCGAACCCGCCCACCGCGGCCGAGCTCGACGACCCGTCGCTGCTCGCCGCCGTCCTCGCCGACGCCCCCGACGGAGGTCCCGCATGA
- a CDS encoding class II fumarate hydratase — protein MTSSTGPDVAAGPEGSAVPPAEFRIEHDTMGEVRVPAQALYRAQTQRAVENFPISGSTLERGHVEALARVKKAAARANAELGVLDQDVADAIVAAADEVASGVHDAHFPVDVYQTGSGTSSNMNTNEVIATLATRRLGRDVHPNDHVNASQSSNDVFPTSVHVAATAGVVRDLVPALEHLAGALEEKATAWAEVVKAGRTHLMDATPVTLGQEFGGYAATVRYGVERLQAALPRAAEVPLGGTAVGTGINTPAGFPQRVIALLVEDTGLPLTEARDHFEAQSSRDGLVELSGALRTIAVSLTKICNDLRWMGSGPNTGLGELAIPDLQPGSSIMPGKVNPVVPEAVLMVCSRVVGNDATVAWAGASGSFELNVQIPVIASAVLESVRLLANASRVLADRTVAGLSANVERARALAESSPSIVTPLNRVIGYEAAAAIAKHAVKNGVTIRQATLDLGHVERGEITLEQLDAALDVLSMTRPPQA, from the coding sequence ATGACTTCCAGCACCGGACCCGACGTCGCGGCCGGCCCGGAGGGGTCCGCCGTGCCCCCGGCCGAGTTCCGCATCGAGCACGACACGATGGGCGAGGTGCGCGTGCCCGCCCAGGCGCTCTACCGGGCGCAGACGCAGCGCGCGGTCGAGAACTTCCCCATCTCCGGCAGCACGCTGGAGCGCGGCCACGTCGAGGCGCTCGCCCGCGTCAAGAAGGCGGCGGCGCGCGCGAACGCCGAGCTGGGCGTGCTCGACCAGGACGTGGCGGACGCCATCGTCGCGGCCGCGGACGAGGTCGCGAGCGGCGTGCACGACGCGCACTTCCCCGTCGACGTGTACCAGACGGGCTCGGGCACGAGCTCGAACATGAACACCAACGAGGTGATCGCGACCCTGGCCACGCGCCGGCTCGGCCGCGACGTGCACCCGAACGACCACGTCAACGCCTCCCAGTCGTCCAACGACGTGTTCCCGACGTCCGTGCACGTCGCCGCGACCGCCGGCGTCGTGCGCGACCTCGTGCCGGCGCTCGAGCACCTCGCGGGCGCACTCGAGGAGAAGGCGACCGCGTGGGCCGAGGTGGTGAAGGCCGGGCGCACGCACCTGATGGACGCGACCCCGGTGACGCTCGGCCAGGAGTTCGGCGGGTACGCCGCGACGGTCCGCTACGGCGTCGAGCGCCTGCAGGCCGCGCTGCCCCGCGCCGCGGAGGTCCCGCTCGGCGGCACCGCCGTCGGCACCGGCATCAACACGCCCGCGGGCTTCCCGCAGCGGGTCATCGCGCTGCTCGTCGAGGACACCGGCCTGCCGCTGACGGAGGCCCGCGACCACTTCGAGGCGCAGAGCTCGCGCGACGGCCTCGTCGAGCTGTCGGGCGCGCTGCGCACGATCGCGGTGAGCCTGACCAAGATCTGCAACGACCTGCGCTGGATGGGCTCGGGCCCGAACACCGGCCTGGGCGAGCTCGCGATCCCCGACCTGCAGCCGGGCTCGTCGATCATGCCGGGCAAGGTGAACCCGGTCGTGCCCGAGGCCGTGCTCATGGTGTGCTCGCGCGTCGTCGGCAACGACGCGACGGTCGCGTGGGCCGGGGCGAGCGGCTCGTTCGAGCTCAACGTGCAGATCCCGGTCATCGCGTCGGCGGTGCTGGAGTCGGTGCGCCTGCTCGCGAACGCGTCACGGGTGCTGGCCGACCGCACCGTCGCGGGCCTGTCGGCCAACGTCGAGCGCGCCCGCGCGCTGGCGGAGTCCTCGCCGTCGATCGTCACCCCGCTCAACCGCGTGATCGGGTACGAGGCCGCGGCCGCGATCGCCAAGCACGCCGTGAAGAACGGCGTCACGATCCGGCAGGCGACGCTCGACCTGGGCCACGTCGAGCGCGGGGAGATCACGCTCGAGCAGCTCGACGCCGCGCTCGACGTGCTGTCGATGACGCGTCCCCCGCAGGCCTGA
- a CDS encoding carbohydrate ABC transporter permease, whose amino-acid sequence MSGSRTKVWWWVGGLLIILYCLFPVAWIVSLSLKAPSDLDNGSFLPTQVTWQNYQLILTGQASDLFLPALRNSVGICLIATLIAVVLAALTAYAIARLDFPGKAFVLGLSLAVSMFPVISIVTPLFNIWRSIGLYDTWAGLVIPYLSITLPLSIWTLTAFFREIPWEMEQAAQVDGATTWQAFRKVIVPLAGPGVATTAIIAFFLAWNDFVYGISLTSTEAARPVPAALAFFTGASQFEEPTGATSAAAVIVTIPVVVLVLLFQRQIVAGLTQGAVKG is encoded by the coding sequence ATGAGCGGCTCGCGCACGAAGGTCTGGTGGTGGGTCGGCGGCCTGCTGATCATCCTGTACTGCCTGTTCCCGGTGGCCTGGATCGTCTCGCTCAGCCTCAAGGCGCCGTCGGACCTGGACAACGGCTCGTTCCTGCCCACGCAGGTGACGTGGCAGAACTACCAGCTCATCCTCACGGGGCAGGCGTCGGACCTGTTCCTGCCGGCGCTGCGCAACTCCGTGGGCATCTGCCTCATCGCGACGCTCATCGCGGTCGTGCTCGCGGCGCTGACGGCGTACGCGATCGCGCGGCTCGACTTCCCCGGCAAGGCGTTCGTGCTCGGCCTGTCGCTCGCGGTGTCGATGTTCCCGGTGATCTCGATCGTCACGCCGCTGTTCAACATCTGGCGCTCGATCGGCCTGTACGACACGTGGGCCGGCCTGGTCATCCCGTACCTGTCGATCACCCTGCCCCTGTCGATCTGGACGCTGACCGCGTTCTTCCGCGAGATCCCGTGGGAGATGGAGCAGGCCGCGCAGGTCGACGGCGCCACGACGTGGCAGGCGTTCCGCAAGGTCATCGTGCCGCTGGCCGGACCGGGTGTGGCGACGACCGCGATCATCGCGTTCTTCCTCGCCTGGAACGACTTCGTCTACGGCATCTCGCTCACGTCGACCGAGGCCGCGCGGCCCGTGCCCGCGGCGCTCGCGTTCTTCACCGGCGCCTCCCAGTTCGAGGAGCCGACCGGCGCGACGTCCGCCGCCGCCGTCATCGTCACCATCCCCGTCGTCGTCCTCGTGCTGCTGTTCCAGCGGCAGATCGTCGCCGGGCTGACCCAGGGCGCGGTCAAGGGCTGA
- a CDS encoding carbohydrate ABC transporter permease — MSSVAGAPPALAEDDRPRGRSARSGAPRRSDRARQEARLGMLLCAPAVLVLVAVVGYPILQAVWDSLFSYRLTNPDAREFNGLANYALILTDPIWWQALGVTVLITVITVAIELVLGFGLALVMNHALKTLRPALRTAILIPYAIITVVSAFAFLYMFDLTSGFVNSWLPFVADGKDWFATFGSAVSVIILSEIWKTTPFISLLLLSGLAQVPGDLAEAAKVDGATAWQRLWRVTIPNMKAAIMVALLFRTLDAFRIFDNIFIMTNGAAGTESVAFLAYRQTIQRLEIGVGSAVSVLLTILVALIALLFVKGFKVNLAASTRGGR, encoded by the coding sequence GTGAGCAGCGTCGCCGGGGCGCCCCCGGCCCTCGCCGAGGACGACCGCCCGCGCGGCCGCTCCGCGCGCAGCGGCGCGCCGCGGCGCTCGGACCGTGCCCGGCAGGAGGCACGCCTGGGCATGCTGCTGTGCGCGCCGGCCGTGCTCGTGCTCGTCGCGGTCGTCGGCTACCCGATCCTGCAGGCCGTCTGGGACTCGCTGTTCAGCTACCGACTGACGAACCCGGACGCGCGCGAGTTCAACGGCCTCGCGAACTACGCGCTGATCCTCACGGACCCGATCTGGTGGCAGGCGCTCGGCGTGACGGTGCTCATCACGGTGATCACGGTCGCGATCGAGCTCGTGCTCGGGTTCGGGCTCGCGCTGGTCATGAACCACGCGCTGAAGACGCTCCGGCCCGCGCTGCGCACGGCGATCCTCATCCCGTACGCGATCATCACGGTGGTCTCGGCGTTCGCGTTCCTCTACATGTTCGACCTGACCAGCGGGTTCGTGAACAGCTGGCTGCCGTTCGTCGCCGACGGCAAGGACTGGTTCGCGACGTTCGGCTCCGCGGTGAGCGTCATCATCCTGTCGGAGATCTGGAAGACGACGCCGTTCATCTCGCTGCTGCTGCTGTCGGGCCTGGCGCAGGTGCCGGGCGACCTGGCGGAGGCCGCGAAGGTCGACGGCGCGACCGCGTGGCAGCGGCTGTGGCGCGTGACGATCCCGAACATGAAGGCCGCGATCATGGTCGCGCTGCTGTTCCGGACGCTCGACGCGTTCCGCATCTTCGACAACATCTTCATCATGACGAACGGTGCCGCGGGCACCGAGTCGGTCGCGTTCCTCGCGTACCGGCAGACCATCCAGCGGCTCGAGATCGGCGTCGGGTCGGCGGTGTCCGTGCTGCTGACGATCCTCGTCGCGCTCATCGCGCTGCTGTTCGTCAAGGGGTTCAAGGTGAACCTCGCCGCGTCGACGAGGGGTGGCCGATGA
- a CDS encoding extracellular solute-binding protein: MRRRAALLAAVVLAAPLAACAPAEAGPPTLTWYINPDSGGQSRIAQQCTDESGGAYRIETALLPRDAPGQREQLIRRLAANDASIDIMSLDPPYIPEFANAGFLAPIPEDVAQAVTQDVAEGAIAGATFRDELVTVPFWANTQLLWYRKSVAEAAGLDMTQPVTWDQLVEAAAGQDKTVAVQGVRAESLMVWVNALVESAGGHVLEDSEADEGEDVTPDLDSDAGRRAAEVIRTLADADVGGPQLANANEDINASMFENDETAGFMVNWPFVWPRANSAVEAGTLDASVVEDYGWALYPQVDEGQQSRPPYGGINLGVGAFSEHVDLAFEAVQCIVDPAKQAEYFVTDGNPPSSLVAFDDPEVQEAFPMADVIRESLQNAAPRPQTQFYNEVSSSVQRTWHPPRGVGPDTSPREADELIAAVLSGEALL; the protein is encoded by the coding sequence GTGCGACGACGAGCAGCGCTGCTCGCCGCGGTCGTCCTCGCGGCGCCGCTGGCGGCCTGCGCCCCGGCCGAGGCAGGACCGCCGACCCTCACCTGGTACATCAACCCCGACTCCGGCGGGCAGTCGCGCATCGCGCAGCAGTGCACCGACGAGTCGGGCGGCGCCTACCGCATCGAGACCGCGCTGCTGCCCCGGGACGCCCCGGGCCAGCGCGAGCAGCTGATCCGGAGGCTCGCGGCGAACGACGCGTCGATCGACATCATGAGCCTCGACCCGCCGTACATCCCGGAGTTCGCCAACGCGGGCTTCCTGGCCCCGATCCCCGAGGACGTCGCGCAGGCCGTGACGCAGGACGTGGCCGAGGGCGCGATCGCGGGCGCGACGTTCCGCGACGAGCTCGTGACCGTGCCGTTCTGGGCCAACACGCAGCTGCTCTGGTACCGCAAGTCGGTGGCGGAGGCCGCGGGGCTCGACATGACGCAGCCCGTGACCTGGGACCAGCTCGTCGAGGCGGCCGCGGGCCAGGACAAGACGGTGGCGGTGCAGGGCGTGCGCGCCGAGTCGCTCATGGTGTGGGTGAACGCGCTCGTGGAGTCCGCGGGCGGTCACGTCCTGGAGGACTCCGAGGCCGACGAGGGCGAGGACGTCACGCCCGACCTCGACTCCGACGCCGGGCGGCGCGCGGCGGAGGTCATCCGCACCCTCGCCGACGCGGACGTGGGCGGCCCCCAGCTCGCGAACGCGAACGAGGACATCAACGCGAGCATGTTCGAGAACGACGAGACCGCGGGCTTCATGGTCAACTGGCCGTTCGTCTGGCCCCGCGCGAACTCCGCGGTCGAGGCCGGCACGCTCGACGCGTCGGTCGTCGAGGACTACGGCTGGGCGCTGTACCCGCAGGTGGACGAGGGCCAGCAGTCCCGTCCGCCGTACGGCGGGATCAACCTGGGCGTCGGGGCGTTCAGCGAGCACGTCGACCTGGCCTTCGAGGCCGTGCAGTGCATCGTCGACCCGGCCAAGCAGGCGGAGTACTTCGTGACGGACGGCAACCCGCCGTCCAGCCTGGTCGCGTTCGACGACCCGGAGGTCCAGGAGGCCTTCCCCATGGCGGACGTCATCCGCGAGTCGCTGCAGAACGCGGCGCCCCGCCCGCAGACGCAGTTCTACAACGAGGTCTCGTCCAGCGTGCAGCGCACGTGGCACCCGCCGCGCGGCGTCGGGCCGGACACGAGCCCCCGTGAGGCGGACGAGCTCATCGCGGCCGTCCTGAGCGGGGAGGCCCTGCTGTGA
- a CDS encoding exodeoxyribonuclease VII small subunit produces the protein MARPTDRAAAGGDSPAAAPDPATLTYEQARDELVTVVDRLETGAATLEESLALWERGEALAARCQEWLDGARERLAAARGQGRDVDGDAS, from the coding sequence GTGGCACGCCCGACCGACCGTGCGGCCGCCGGCGGGGACTCCCCCGCGGCCGCTCCCGACCCCGCGACCCTCACGTACGAGCAGGCGCGCGACGAGCTCGTCACCGTCGTCGACCGGCTCGAGACGGGCGCGGCGACGCTCGAGGAGTCACTCGCGCTGTGGGAGCGCGGTGAAGCCCTCGCGGCGCGCTGCCAGGAGTGGCTCGACGGGGCGCGCGAGCGGCTCGCGGCCGCCCGCGGCCAGGGGCGGGACGTCGACGGGGACGCGTCGTGA
- a CDS encoding DUF2087 domain-containing protein, which yields MHPSTPEPVCDAARFLVRGRFVTTPRRSRDRDALVEHVAAMLVAPGEELDEAELMARLAPVADDPVRLRRELVEAGLVGRRADGSRYWRERLTTHDDEPDARGRPRA from the coding sequence ATGCACCCGTCCACCCCCGAACCGGTCTGCGACGCCGCCCGCTTCCTCGTGCGCGGGCGCTTCGTCACCACCCCGCGGCGCTCGCGGGACCGCGACGCGCTGGTCGAGCACGTCGCGGCGATGCTCGTGGCCCCGGGGGAGGAGCTCGACGAGGCCGAGCTCATGGCCCGGCTCGCGCCCGTCGCCGACGACCCCGTGCGCCTGCGGCGCGAGCTCGTCGAGGCGGGCCTCGTCGGCCGGCGCGCCGACGGCTCTCGCTACTGGCGGGAGCGGCTGACCACGCACGACGACGAGCCGGACGCGCGCGGGCGCCCGAGGGCCTGA
- a CDS encoding carbonic anhydrase, translated as MSTTTQPLTPAEAWTALATGNTRFVEDRMEHPSQGIDRRAEISAEQHPFAVVFGCSDSRVAAEIIFDQGLGDLFVVRTAGHVLDTTVIGSIEYGVEVLGAPLVVVLAHDRCGAVAAASEALNGGTVPAGFVQAVVDRVIPSIIGLSQHGRAVGTFDAAELGHEHVLHTANQLHGYSVSLADAVAEGRCAIVAVEYTLADGRAKLAHVIGDIGVEPGQAVSA; from the coding sequence ATGAGCACCACCACCCAGCCGCTGACGCCTGCCGAGGCGTGGACCGCCCTCGCCACGGGCAACACGCGCTTCGTCGAGGACCGCATGGAGCACCCCTCGCAGGGCATCGACCGGCGGGCCGAGATCAGCGCCGAGCAGCACCCGTTCGCCGTCGTCTTCGGCTGCTCCGACAGCCGCGTCGCGGCGGAGATCATCTTCGACCAGGGGCTCGGCGACCTGTTCGTCGTGCGCACGGCGGGGCACGTGCTCGACACGACCGTGATCGGCTCCATCGAGTACGGCGTCGAGGTGCTCGGCGCGCCGCTCGTCGTGGTGCTCGCGCACGACCGCTGCGGCGCGGTCGCGGCGGCGTCCGAGGCGCTGAACGGCGGGACGGTGCCGGCCGGCTTCGTGCAGGCCGTCGTCGACCGCGTCATCCCGTCGATCATCGGGCTGTCGCAGCACGGCCGGGCGGTCGGGACGTTCGACGCGGCGGAGCTCGGTCACGAGCACGTGCTGCACACCGCGAACCAGCTGCACGGGTACTCGGTGTCGCTCGCCGACGCGGTCGCCGAGGGCCGCTGCGCGATCGTCGCCGTCGAGTACACGCTCGCCGACGGGCGGGCGAAGCTCGCGCACGTCATCGGCGACATCGGCGTCGAGCCGGGGCAGGCCGTCAGCGCCTGA